From a single Shewanella denitrificans OS217 genomic region:
- a CDS encoding UDP-2,3-diacylglucosamine diphosphatase — translation MTQAIATRIEQHTVFVGDLHLSADRPDISQAFLAFLSHGLDNVEALYVLGDLFEVWMGDDIAEPFSLEIARALQQVSQRMPVYFTQGNRDFLVGKDFCQRAGMTPLADVHCTTLYGIQTVILHGDSLCTLDEAYQKFRRFRSIKLVRWLYTQLPQSQRLKIAQNIRNKSKKDNQYKSTEIMDVEPQAVDALLEQTHSTRMIHGHTHRPAIHQLANNRQRLVVGDWYDQGSILRIGPSLCELNSLPL, via the coding sequence ATGACTCAGGCTATTGCAACCAGGATAGAACAGCACACTGTCTTTGTGGGCGATCTGCATTTAAGTGCCGATCGCCCCGATATCAGCCAAGCTTTTTTAGCTTTTCTCAGTCATGGCTTAGATAATGTCGAGGCGCTGTACGTCCTTGGTGATTTATTTGAAGTCTGGATGGGCGATGATATTGCAGAGCCTTTCAGTTTAGAGATAGCGCGCGCACTGCAGCAAGTATCCCAGCGCATGCCAGTGTATTTCACCCAAGGTAACCGTGACTTTCTGGTGGGCAAGGACTTTTGCCAACGGGCAGGCATGACGCCCTTAGCGGATGTTCATTGCACAACACTTTATGGCATTCAAACTGTGATTTTACACGGTGATAGTCTGTGCACCTTAGATGAAGCCTACCAAAAGTTTCGCCGTTTTCGCTCCATCAAGCTGGTTCGCTGGTTATACACTCAACTGCCTCAATCCCAACGCTTAAAGATTGCGCAAAACATTCGCAACAAGAGCAAAAAAGATAATCAGTATAAGAGCACTGAAATCATGGACGTTGAGCCACAAGCCGTCGATGCACTGCTTGAGCAAACTCACTCAACCCGAATGATCCACGGCCACACCCATAGACCTGCGATTCATCAGCTTGCCAATAACAGGCAACGTCTGGTAGTCGGTGATTGGTATGATCAAGGCAGCATATTACGCATCGGACCATCCTTGTGCGAACTGAACTCACTGCCACTTTAA